The nucleotide sequence ATGGATTTGCCTTTTTTACACAAGAAGATCCGAGAGAATATAACGAAGAATATAAAAAATTTGATACAGTGTTATTTCAACTTAATAGCGAATTTGACGAAAATACTCGGAATTGGAAAATTTGTATCGGAGATGCTGGCGTAATAAACTTTTTTATAAATCGTGAAAAGTTGAAAAATAAAGATTTTTCAGAAATTCTTTATAACTGGGATTGCAGTTAAAAATAAAAATAGGATAATTTTGGAAAATGAAAGAAAAAATATTAGGAAAAACAGTTGGAAAAGCTGGAATTTCACAAGTTCTAATTATAAAAACTACATTTATTATGGCAATTTGCATTATTTTAGGATTTTTTCTTATAATTTCGTCGCTTGTAAACTGGGGAAAAAATTATTTTGAGTTTTTATTCTGGATTGGAATATTCATTATATCACTTACACCAATTCAGTTTTTATGGCTAAAAATGGAAGAAAGTTCAGTTGGGAAATATATTTTTTATGAAAATGGCTTTGAAGATATCTTGAAAAAGAAAAAAATATTTTTTGAAGATGTGAAAAATTATTTCTATTTAAATTTAAAAAATGGTTCTGATAATGTTGAATTTCTCGTTATTGAAGTGGAAAATAAACAAAATATAATAAATAATAATTTAGAAAAAATTATAATAAATTTGAAATTAAACAGGATGGCTTCAAAATTGTTTGTAAAAAATTATGTTGAATTTGTTTTAAGGAATCAATTTAATGAAGATATAAAAAATAAGGATGAATTTGAATTTAAATTCGGAATTATTGAAGAAAATAATTTAATGAAAGACAGAATTTTTAGTTTAAATATGGATAAAAACTTAGAAAAAGTCAAGATACATAAATATATTTTTTTTAATAAAGATGGAATTAGAGTGGAAAATCAAAATGGCAAACTTTTAGAAAATTATTTTTGGAAGGAAATTAGAAAAATTACGGTTTTAGAAAATAAAAACAATAAAAATATACAAATTGAGAAGAAGACTGGAGAAGTAGTTTTTTCAAAAAATATGAAGTATATAGAAAAACCTGAATTATTTATAAAAATAATAAAAACATATTTTTTGAATTTTGATTTTAGATTTGTAGATTAATAATTTTTTTTTCATATTTATTTTTAACGCAAGGGCATCAAACGCCATGCCCTTGCATCCCCACTTTACGCAAAACTTTCTTATAAAAGAAAAAGAAAACTCGCTTTTGAATATAAGTTTTTCTAATATTGATAAATAGATTTTATTTAAAATATTTTTCAAAAGCTCAGACAATTCTTTTTCCTTTAACGAAATTTTGCTTAATATTTTATTTAAGTTAAGAATGTCGTGATTTTTTTGGAATGAAAACGATTGTTTGAGCGAAGTTTTACGTAGCGAGTTTCGTTTTCATAGTAATCAAGGTTTATTCAAACAATAAATGTTTAGACTACTTTCCCAAATAAAATTTGGGAATATTTCAAAAAAATTCTTAGACAAGCCGGGATTGCAAAGGGGATGGCGACTGTTCCCCTTTGCTTTTAAAAAGGATAAGTATAAAATTATAGGAAAAATATTTATTAATAATAAAAAAATAAAATAGATAATATATTTGAAATAAAGAAAAATAAAAAATAAGGAGAAAAAAAGAATGCTGATTTCGTTGAACTGGTTAAAGCAGTATATAGATTTAGATGGAATAGAAATAAATGAAATGGAAAATGCCCTTACTATGATTGGGCAGGAAGTGGAAAAAATCGAGGTGCTGGGGGAAAACTTGGAAAATGTTGCAACGGCACATATTATTGAAAAGGAGATGCATCCTGATTCGGATCATTTGACGATTTGTAAAGTGGATAATGGGAAGGAAATTTTGCAGGTTGTATGTGGTGCATCTAATCATAAGGCTGGGGATAAGGTTGTTTTAGCACAGGTTGGAGCAAAACTGGCTGAAGACTTTGTTATTAAAAAAGGGAAGATAAGAGGAGTGGAATCAAATGGAATGCTTTGTTCAGAAGAAGAACTGAATATTGGTAAGGATTCTGACGGGATTATGATTTTACCTCAAGATACACCTGCCGGAATACCAATGAAGGAATATTTGGGAATTAATGATACTGTGTTTGAGCTGGAAATTACGCCAAATCGTCCTGATTGTTTATCGCATATTGGGATTGCAAGAGAACTGGGGGCTTATTACGGGAAGGAAGTTAAATATCCTAGTTTTGTGATAAATACTGAAAATAGCGAAAAAACTGCTGACAATATTTCAGTTGAAATTGCAGACAGCAATTTGGCAAAAAGATATGTGGCTAGAATTATTAAAAATGTGACGGTTAAGGACAGTCCAAAATGGCTTAAGGAAAGAGTAGAATCTATTGGAATCAGAAGTATTAATAATATTGTAGATGCTTCAAATTTTGTGATGATGGAACTTAATCAGCCTAATCATGCTTTTGACCTTGATAAAATTGAAGGTGGAAAGATTGTTGTGAGAGCAGGGCTTGAAAACGAAAAACTGGTTACGCTTGATGAGCAGGAAAGAGAGTTAAATAGTGATGATATTGTAATTTCGGATGGAGTGAAAGCCGTAGCACTTGGTGGTGTAATGGGCGGAGAAAATTCACAAATTACTGAAAATACCAAAAATATCCTTCTAGAAGTGGCAAACTTTAACTCGCAAAATGTCAGAAAAACTTCAAGAAGATTGACTTTATCAAGTGATTCTTCATATAGATTTGAAAGAAGAGTGGACGAGGAAAATGCGGTTAATGTGATAAATAGACTTGCAAACTTGATTCAGGAAGTAGCAGGTGGAGAAATATTGGCTGGAGCTGTTGATAATTATCCTGTTCCTTATGAGAAAAAGTCTGCTGAACTTAATTTTGAAAGACTGAACCGTTTCGTTGGAAAAGTAATTCCTCGTGAAACTGTTGTTGGAATTTTAACTAGACTTGAAATTGAAGTTGTAGATAATGGAGAAACTTTGACATTGACTGCACCAAGTTACCGTGACGATTTGGAAAATGAGCAGGACTACTTTGAAGAAATTATCAGAATGTATGGTTTTGACAATATCGAAAACATTTTGCCAAAACTGGATATTAGCGAACAGCCAGTTATTGACACAACAAAACTTTCTACGCAGGTAAAACTTATTTCGGCAAATGCAGGACTGAAGGAAGTTATCAACTACAGCTTTGTGCCAAAAGATGCGATGGAAAAAATAAAATATACAGTTGCACAGGAAAAACTGATTGATGTGTTAAAACCAATTACAGAGGATTTTGTAACATTGCGTCCGACATTGCTTTACAGCCTTATCAAAAACGCAAAGGACAATATTAACAGAAATGTTTCAAATATTAGATTCTTTGAAGTGAGCAGAACTTTTGAAAAATCCGAAGAATTGGCAAAAGAAGAAGTGAAATTGGGAATAATTCTGGCTGGAGAAAACGACAAGACATTGTGGAATCCAAAACCTGTTCCTTACGATTTTTACGATTTGAAGGGAATTGTAGAAGAAATCTTTACACAGCTTAAATTCAATAACTATATGATAAAACGTTCTGAGCAAAGTCAGTTCCACCCTGGACGTTCAGTTGATGTGTTTGTGGGACGTGAATTAATTGGAAGCTTTGGAGAAATTCATCCAGATGTGCTGGAAAACTTTGACTTAGGGAAAACATCTGTTCTAGTTGGAGAATTTAACATTGACTTGATTCAGAAATATATTGGTAAAAAGGTAAATTATCAAGGAATTGTAAAATATCCGGCAGTTCCAAGAGATTTTGCATTCGTTATGAAGGAAGAAATCCTAGTTGGAGATGTATTAAAAACAATTCAGAAAGTTGACAAGAAAATAGAAAAAGTGGAACTGTTTGATATTTATCAAGGAGTTGGAGTGCTGCCTGGAATGAAGAGCGTGGCAATCAGCGTGGTGTTAAGAGATAAGAATAAAACGCTGGAAGAAAAGGAAATTATTGATATTTCCAATAAAATTGTGGCTAAGGTTGAGAAGGACTATGGTGCAGTTTTAAGACAATAAAAATTATTATGAATTTATGAGGTGATTGCTATGAAAAATAAAAAATTAAAAATAATAATTTCATTAATTGTCTGTGTTATTTTTACAGCATGTGGTAAATCACAAAATTCTAATAAAAATATTTATGAATACAAAACAAAATATGTAGGCGACAATTCTAAAGTAATAAATATTTTATCAAATTTAAAATATCCCAAGGAAACAAGCTATAATTCTGTACAAATTTTGTCGGAAAAAGAGCCTTATGGAATACTTGTGAAATTAAATACAAATTCTGGAAAAATTTCTGAAAAAAATGATTTTCTTAAGAATACAGTTGTAATGTTTGCTTTGATTGAAAATTTATCATTTGTAAAATATACAGATGTTTCAGATGATAAAATTATAGCCGAATTTACGAGAGATGAAATTGATAATTACTTGAAGGCTGAAGTGAATAAAAATACTAAAGAAATTGGGATGAATAAAAAGGAATTTATAAAATATTTGAATGAATAAAAGTTACAAATTTTAAAAAAGAGGGGGAATTGAGGTGTTAAAAATAGTAACATTGCCATTTGACGAGAAAATGGAAGAATTTGAGCAAAAAAAATTGGAAAGGGTGCTAGGAGATGTTCAAATGGTGAAGTATCAGGCTGAACTGGTAAAAATTGAGGGGAAATATTACTGGACGGTTTTTGTTGAATGTGAAAAAATTGAAAAGGTTAATAAAAATTCTGGAAAAGATAATTTTACACAAGATGTGAAAGAATTTAAAGAAACTAATAAAAATTATATGGAATATTTGACAGAAGATGAAATGGAACTATACAAGATATTAAAAGAATGGCGGGCAGGAGAAGCACAACTTTTGGGCTATCCGCCATATATCATTGCTTCAAATCAGCTTTTGGTGAATATTGCAAAAACTAATCCTAAAAACATTGAAGAACTTTCCCAGTTAAAGGGAATGGGAAAACGGAAAGTCAGGGATTATGGGGAAGAAATTTTACTGATTCTGGAAAATTTTTATGATATGAAAATTTAATTTAGAAAAAACTTAAAAACATTAAGGAAAAATCTACAATTTTATTTATGTCCAAGATTTTGAGTACAATTCAAAAAATACACCTCTTTCATTTTTGATTGAGGTATTTTTTTATTTACATATTTTTTTTGTTTTCAAAAGTTCCCTTTTCAAATTCTCCAATTTTTCTGACAATTTCACTCTCTTCACTTTCAACTTCTCACCATATACTTTTTTCACAAAGGACAAATTGCTGTCATAATACTCCTTTGCCTTTTTCAAGTCTAGCAATTCATAATTTTCTACAATTTTTTCACCATCTGAAATATAATCAATTGTTAATTTTTTAATATTTCCTGTATCTTCCAGCTTTTCGTCTTCTAGTGCTATAACATCATAAAAATCATTGTTTTTATAAACTCTATATAAATCCTTATTTCCCGGTAATGATGTTTTCCCGCTTTCATCGGAAATTTTCATTACGTTATTTTCATTGATTTTAGCCATTTTGTAAACTGTGCTTATTGCTCTTTCAGGTAATGCTATGGCATCTCCCACTCCAAATATATCTACTTTTGCATTATTTTTTATCAATGTTCTTATTTTTTTTTCATCAAGTCCACTTGTTAATACAATTTTTGCCTTATAAAGTCCATTTTTATCAAGGATTCTTCTACATTCCTTCGATAGTTTCTCCAAATTCCCTGAATCTATCCTTATCCCATACATTCCTTCATATTCATCATTTATGCCATTGTCCTTAAATGCCCTCACAGCACTGATTATTCCGCTCTCAAGAGTATTATAAGTGTCAATTAGCATTATAAGTGCCTGATTTTTGTTTCTGTACATCTTTATAAAAGCATCAAAGGCCTTGTATTCAGCATTTTCTCCCATTCCAAAAGTCTGGATAAAGCCGTGTGTCATTGTTCCTGTGCTTTTCAAATCATAAAAATATTCTGCCGCAAGATTTGAGTGGGATATACAGCCTGCCACATAGCTGGCCTTTGTCATTGTCATCGCCGCTTCAAATCCTGCCGTCCTTCTTGTCCCAAACGAAAGCACTCCCCTACCCTCAGCCGCCAGCACAATTTTGGAAGTGACTGTTGCCGCAAGCGTCTGATAATGAAGAATATTCAAAATAGGAGTTTCAATAATTTTACCCTGTATAAGCGGAGCAGTAACTGTCAATATCGGCTCATTTGAAAATACAATCTCTCCATCTCTCACTCCTTTTATTGTACCTGTAAACTTCATATTGGCAATATATTCGATAAAATCAGCATTATCAAATATTTTTGACAAATATTTCTTCTTATCTTCGCAAGAAGTTTCGTTAAGTATCTCAATAAGCCCAAGAACATCAGATATTCCATACACCACAGCATAGTCATTTTCCTTTTTTGTACGCAAAAACACATCAAAAGCTGCAATTTTATTTTGCATATTATTTTTTAGATAAATCTCACTTTCTGTGTACTGGTATCTGTCTGAATTTAAAAATTTAAAAAATTTTTCCATAATTAACCTCGTTTTATATTTTTTCTAAAATAAGTAAAGAGGCTGTTATTATCATATCATTTTACAGCCTCTATCTTTAGGGGTATTTATTTTCTTATTTACAAGTATCTTCCCAATTTGCAGGATAAACTACATATATAAATCTTGCAAAGTTTGGTGCACTAAATGTTATTTTGGAATCTTTAGGAATTAAAATAACATCCCCTCTATTTCCTGTAACTTTGTTACCATCTATTATAATTTCCAATGTTCCATCTATTATGTAGTCAATTTCATCATATCTCAAAGTCCAGTCAAAAGCGGATTCTTCCATTTCCATTACTCCGCATCCCAATCTTCCACTTTCCTCTATTGTAAACACATCTGTCAAAAATACCTTAGCATTTGGATTTCCTGTATCAAATCTTTTAGGCTTTACAGTAGGAATCTTAACAACTCCAACTCCACTTTTATCAATATGTTTTTCAAATCCTCCAACTTTCCTGTTTAATTCTTCCTGCACCACTTTTCTAAGTATTTTTTCCAATGTTTCCCTGTCTAAATTTTTTAAATCCATTTTTTCCTCCCAAGTCCTTTTATTAATTTTTAGGAACAAATAATCTTGTTTGTTTATTTCTTGTCTGAATCAATGTCCTCATGTCTTTTACCAAGTCTTCAGGCTTTCTTTTAATAAACTATTTTGTTGTTTCCTTTTTACAGAACAATATTTTTGCTACCAATATCGCTGTTACTCCTGCCACTAATTTTCCAACTATCATCGGAAAAATCATTTGAGTAAATCTTTCTCCATTTAATTCAAATCCAGCTGTAAATCCTAAATGATCTCCAAACACAAATGCCGCACTTACTGCAAAAGCAATATTCATTACTTTCCCATTTGCATCCATATCTTTTAAAATTCCAAACATCGGAATATTGTTAGCCAAAGTTGCAACTAATCCAGCCGCTCCAGCTTCATTCATTCCAAGTCCTTTTCCTAATACTTCCAGCGGTTTTCCAAATACTTTTGTAATAAAATGAACCAATGGATATGCTCCAGCCAGCACTATCGCAATTGCTCCAACTGTTCCTAAACCATCTTTTATCGAAGCCATTCCAGGAATTACTACAAACCCTGTTAATTCTTGAATTATAGCTGCCACCAACCCTATTGTAATTATAGTTACTACTGCCTGTCCAAAAACGGCAAATCCTTTTGTCATTTTTTCAGGTATGAAAATTAATCCTAAAATAATTAATGCTGCAACAATTATTATTGGTATCAAATTGACTAAAATCAATCCTATCGGAAATCCAGCCACTATTCCACCTGCAAGCACTCCTAATGGTATTGTAGTAATTCCAGCCAAAATACCTTTTGCCAAATAAGGTTTATCTTCCTTTTGAATTATCCCCAACGCTACCGGTATTGTAAACACGATAGTTGGCCCCATCATAGAACCTAGTATAAACGCTGCCAATCTCCCCGCTTCAGGATTTTTAGCCATTCCTAATGCAAGTGGTGCTCCTCCCATATCATTTGCAAGAAGTGTTGTCGCAAACATTGCAGGATCTGCCCCTAATACTGAATAAATCGGCCCTACTACTGGTGTCAAAAGATTTCCTAAAACTGGTGCTAAAGAAATAATCCCAACCATGGCAACTGCAAGTGAACCCATAGCCATTATCCCTTCTTCAAATTTTTCACCATACCCCAGTTTGTTTCCAAATATCTTATCTATTCCACCTATTGCCATAAAAATAGTCATAATAATAATTATTATTTTATCTATTCCCATTTTACATTCCTCCCAAATTTTCATTTAATTTTTTTATTTTAAACGAAAATACTCAAAATTATGTTTATACAAGATTACTTCCCATAAAATATCTTTTAGTTGCATTATCTCCCAATCATGCAGAAGTTCTAATAATAAAAATACAAGTAAAGTTATATTTATAGGAACCTTTTCCAAAATATTTTAGAAAAATATAGAATTGCCTAACCAAAATAATTTTTTACCTAATGGAAAAATAGTATTATAAATTTACAAGGCAATTCTATTTATTGCTCAATCCTTTTCAAAATCAAACAGTCATAACTTTTTCAAGTCTGGTTTTAAAGTGATTTCACCATAATTAATGATTTGTTCATTAATAAGTCAATGGATTGTCTGCCACAGATTTTACGGCTTCTGCAAACGCATCACACGCAGCCTTGCATGCAGACTGACTTCCTGTCAAAAGTCCTCCACCAAAGTTTGTTTCTGAAGGTGGCCCATAAAATGCAACTAATCTCACGTCAGCAGCTTTTAATGCAACATCCAGAGCATACATTGCTTCAAGTGGCGGTGCAATTAAGTACGCCAGCGATTCCCCTTCTTCAATTCCTGCTATTTTTGATAAATAAGTTCCTGTTCTTGATACACAGTGTGCATAGTAAGCAATGCTGTCATCATCATTTGCACTTATAAATGCACCTTCGTTTTCAATAAAGTCAACTGCCGCAGCAAGTCCGCTTTTTACTTCCGCAGGAGTAGGTCCCGACAAGATTCCTATTACTTCTCCAGCCAGTTTTGTATTTGCATTTGCAGCCCCACCATAGAATGATTTTCCATAAGCCACGTCAACAACGGCTTTTTTCGTAGCTTCATCCAATGCTGTGTAAGTAACGTCATCGCAGTCTGCAGTTATAATACCTATACTTCTATGCTCATCAGGTAATTCCAGCTCTTTAGCCATATCTCTGTCCACATTCGGAATTAATCTCACAGCTAATACATTAGCCTTTAGTCTATCGCCTTTCATTGTTCCTCCTAAAAATGTTAATTTTATTTTTATTCTCAAAGTTCGGTTTATTTAAGTTATTTTTACAATTTCAAGTCCTGTCCACTTGCTTTTGCGTCAATTATTTTCTTAATCAGTGTTGCAACGTGCGCCCCCGCTTCTGATGATGGAGTTCCGTCCTTGTGAATATTTGACACAACTGTTCTTTTTGCTTCAGAAATTCCTGGACGAGCCTTGTAAGTAATGTAGGCGCTCATACTTTCCGCAGTTGTAAGTCCTGGACGCTCTCCAATTAATATGCACACAACATCAGCGTTCAGGATTTCTCCAACGTGATCTCCCGCTCCAACTCTTCCATATTTGATAAAGAACGGTGTTCCTGTGTCAATTCCATATCCTTTAAGCCCGTTTAACAATGCAGGAATTATATTTTTAGCATTCGCTTCAATCGCAGTTGAACTTAGCCCGTCTGACAACAATATTTGAACTGTCGGATTCTTTTTACATTTTTCCTCTATGGTTTTTATTCCTTCCTGTGAAATTTTTCTACCCAAGTCAGGACGAGTTATATATTGATCTCTACTTTCACATTCTGTAGTAATTTCAAATAACCCAAGTTCATCGAGAAACTCTGTTGGAACATCATTAAATACAGCATCCTGTGCAGCTGCGTGATCTGCCCGTAGTCTTAGCAGAACCTCCGTCTTCATTCTTGTTCCAGCTCTTCCAATTCCCAGTCTTGCAGATGTCTTTTGTTTTAATTTCATATATTCTTCCCTGTCTTCAGGATTATCCACAAGCATTTGATCCTTAATATTTATTTGTCCAACATCTCTTACTTCCCCATTTACAATATGTGGATTATCAACTGATTCACTTCCACTTTCCATATAAGTTGAACTTGTACTCACAATTGGTGCTTTTTCTTCCATAGTTGTCGATGGTTCGTCTATTTTTATTTCACCTATTATTTTTTCAATTACATCCCTTAGTTCTCTTTCTGATAACATTGATTTTTCCTCCCTATTTTAAGAAAATTGAAGCATCTCCAGCTCTATCTGTAAGTTTTCCATCTTTCATTATTCCCATTTTTTCCAGCCATTTTTCAAAAGGTTTTATTGGACGTCTGTTGCACAAATCTCTTAATGTGGCGTCATCGTGGTAGGAAGATGTCTGATAGTTAAGCATGATGTCATCTCCTGCTGGAATAGCCATAAAATAGTTACATCCTGCAACTGTCAATAATATTTTCAAGTTTTCAATATCATTCTGATCCGCTTTCATATGGTTAGTGTAACAGGCATCAACTCCCATTGAAATTCCTGTAAGTTTACCCATAAAATGATCTTCAAGTCCAGCTCTTATTACTTGTTTACTGTTGTAAAGATATTCTGGCCCGATAAATCCAACAACTGTATTTACGATAAATGGATCAAATTTTTTGGCAAATCCGTAACATCTTGCTTCCATTGTAACCTGATCGCATCCGTGATGTGCGTCTGACGACAACTCTGAACCTTGTCCTGTTTCAAAGTACATTACGTTAGGCCCTGTAGCTGTTCCGTGTTTTAAAGCCAATTCTCTTGCTTCCTGAATCATATCCCCAGTTATACCAAATGCTTCATTTCCTTTTTGAGAACCTGCAATACTTTGGAAAATCAAGTCTGTTGGAGCCCCTCTTCTAACTGCCTCCATTTGCGTAGTTACGTGAGCCAGTACACAAATTTGTGTAGGAATTTGCCATTTAGTCTTTATTTCGTGAAATCTTTGCAAGACTCTCATAACGCTGTCAACACTGTCATCAACTGGATTTAATCCCAAAAGAGCATCTCCTTGCCCAAAACTGAGCCCTTCGTAAGTTGATAACATAATTCCATCTGGATCATCTGTTGTATGGTTAGGCTGCAATCTTGTAGCAAGTATTCCTTCCCCACCTATTTCAGTATTACAGAATTTTTTAATTCTTATTTTGCTTGCTCCCTGAATAAGATCCATATTGCTCATAAATTTAGCAACTGCCGCCACCATTTCACTTGTAAGCCCTTTGCTTATTCTTTTTATATCGTCCCCTGTCGTATGTGAATCCAAAATCCATTCTCTTAATTCACTTACAGTCCAGTTTTTTATTTCTCCAAAAATTTTTTCATTTACAGCGTCCTGTATAATTCTTGTAACTTCATCTTCTTCATAAGGTACCGCTGGATTATTTCTCAAATCCGCCAATGTCAATTCAGCTAATACGGCTTTGGCAGCTACTCTTTCTTCCGCTGTGCTTGCACTTACTCCAGCAAGTTCATCTCCTGATCTAAATTCACTTGCTTTATTCTGCACATCTTTTACAGATTTAAATTCATACGTATGTCCAAATAATTTAGTTTTTAATACCATTGTTACATGCCACCTCTCTAAATTTTTTTATTTAATAACTGAATACCAACGTTTTTATTACAACTGGCAAAACATTTCCATTTCCCAGTGGCGCTCCTATATCAATATAATCTCCATCCCTCACTTTTACACTGTCTATGCAAATTATATCATAACCGTCAAGTTCCAGCTTCATACATTGTCCCAATACTTTTGCCATATCATTTTCGACTATGACGATTACAGGATGACTTTTGTTATGTTTTCTTTTTACAACGTCTGAAATTACCGAAGACAGTTCCATTATGTCAGTATATGCCATATTATGCTGCCCTTTAAAGGCAAGTGCTACATTTTCAATTTCATTTTCAGAGCTAAACCAGTTCAGTTTATCTTCAATAACTTTTCCAAGCTCATTAACTGGCAACTGCTCGTCTCCCTCAGACATTTTCAGCACAGGAATATTCTTTATTGGGAAAATTCCTTCAGTATAAGTTATTGTGCTTCCGCTTATTTCTGTCGTATGGCTTCCTGCACCAACTACTGTCGCTCCAATTGTTTCGCTTAATTTCAGAGGCTCTATATTTAACTCTTTCAGGACTTTTACCATTTCCTCTCCAAAAATTACTCCTATATCGTTATACTTGTACAAGTCCTTTTCAGTTCTTCCATAAACAAAATCTGCAATTCCTCCAGTAAACGAATAATGCTCAATATTGCCATTATGCTTCCTAAAATCCTTATAAGTTACTATTTTACGATATAAATCAGTCTTTGGCAAAAGTTCAACGCTTTCAAAAATAAGCTGTGCCATTCTTCTTGTTATTTTTCTTACATCCTGCTCGCTTATTCTTCTGCCTAACTCCATTTTTACATTCACATCATCGGCAATATCATACATTTTTTTGAAAATATAACGTATATTCCCATTTCCATCAAATTTTATAAGTCTTCCCCCAATGTCAAGACAGGTAGTATCTTCGACTTCCCCTCTGTTGAAAACTACAATGTTTGTAGTTCCTCCCCCAATATCAAAGTTTACAATACTTGTATTTTTCTCATCAGAATATCCGTAAGCTCCTGAACCTTTTCCAGCGATAATGCTTTCCAGATCGGGCCCTGCCGTTGCGACTACGAAATCTCCCGCCATTCCACTAAGAATTTGCAGCACTTCCTTCGCATTTTCCTTTCTTGCAGTATCTCCTGTTATTATTACAGCCCCTGTCGAAACATCTTTGTATTGAATATTGGCTTTTTTGTATTCAGATTCTATTATTTCCTTAACCTTTTTTGCATCTATTTTTGTTTCATTTTCTAATGGGGTAATATAAATTTCACTTCTGTAAACAACTTCTTTTCCTATTATTTTAAGTTGAGGTGCTGTAAATGCAGTCCCTCTGTTCTCTATGTAAATTTTTGAGAAAATAAGCTGTGTCGTAGAAGTCCCAATATCTATTCCTACACTTAATATTTCTTCTATCATTACACAAGACTCCTTTGTCTTAATTAATATTTATCCCAAAAGATAAATCAATTTTCAAAACCAAAGCTGATTTCTGTTCCTTTCTCTCCAGTCTTTATATCCAGATTTCCATAAAGTTTTTCCTTCACAAGACTTTTTACTATCCTTAGCCCGATGCTTCCCTTTTCAAAATCCTTTTCATTCATTCCGATTCCATTATCACTTATGGAAACACAGGACTTCATTTCCCCTTTTTTCACTTTAATCGTTATATGTCCCCTGTCCCGCTCCTTAAAAGCGTGCTTTATACAATTTTCCACAAGTTCATTCACTATAAGTGCAATGGTTGTAGCCTTATCTGAATTAATTTCAAAGTTATCTCCAATTACATCTATTTTTAATTTCAAATGTCCCTCCAGATTTTCTCTCACCGAATTTTTTAGGATTTTATTTATAACCTCCTTTATTTCCAGCTCATCCAATCCATTTTGAGCAAGCAGCTCGTGAGTTACCGATATGCTTAAAATTCTGTTTATACTATCGCTAAATGCAGCTTTTACAGCTTTATCATCAGTTTTTCTTGCCTGTATCCTAAGAAGACTTGCGATTGTCTGTAAGTTA is from Leptotrichia trevisanii DSM 22070 and encodes:
- the pheT gene encoding phenylalanine--tRNA ligase subunit beta; translated protein: MLISLNWLKQYIDLDGIEINEMENALTMIGQEVEKIEVLGENLENVATAHIIEKEMHPDSDHLTICKVDNGKEILQVVCGASNHKAGDKVVLAQVGAKLAEDFVIKKGKIRGVESNGMLCSEEELNIGKDSDGIMILPQDTPAGIPMKEYLGINDTVFELEITPNRPDCLSHIGIARELGAYYGKEVKYPSFVINTENSEKTADNISVEIADSNLAKRYVARIIKNVTVKDSPKWLKERVESIGIRSINNIVDASNFVMMELNQPNHAFDLDKIEGGKIVVRAGLENEKLVTLDEQERELNSDDIVISDGVKAVALGGVMGGENSQITENTKNILLEVANFNSQNVRKTSRRLTLSSDSSYRFERRVDEENAVNVINRLANLIQEVAGGEILAGAVDNYPVPYEKKSAELNFERLNRFVGKVIPRETVVGILTRLEIEVVDNGETLTLTAPSYRDDLENEQDYFEEIIRMYGFDNIENILPKLDISEQPVIDTTKLSTQVKLISANAGLKEVINYSFVPKDAMEKIKYTVAQEKLIDVLKPITEDFVTLRPTLLYSLIKNAKDNINRNVSNIRFFEVSRTFEKSEELAKEEVKLGIILAGENDKTLWNPKPVPYDFYDLKGIVEEIFTQLKFNNYMIKRSEQSQFHPGRSVDVFVGRELIGSFGEIHPDVLENFDLGKTSVLVGEFNIDLIQKYIGKKVNYQGIVKYPAVPRDFAFVMKEEILVGDVLKTIQKVDKKIEKVELFDIYQGVGVLPGMKSVAISVVLRDKNKTLEEKEIIDISNKIVAKVEKDYGAVLRQ
- a CDS encoding DUF4825 domain-containing protein; this encodes MKNKKLKIIISLIVCVIFTACGKSQNSNKNIYEYKTKYVGDNSKVINILSNLKYPKETSYNSVQILSEKEPYGILVKLNTNSGKISEKNDFLKNTVVMFALIENLSFVKYTDVSDDKIIAEFTRDEIDNYLKAEVNKNTKEIGMNKKEFIKYLNE
- a CDS encoding HRDC domain-containing protein — protein: MLKIVTLPFDEKMEEFEQKKLERVLGDVQMVKYQAELVKIEGKYYWTVFVECEKIEKVNKNSGKDNFTQDVKEFKETNKNYMEYLTEDEMELYKILKEWRAGEAQLLGYPPYIIASNQLLVNIAKTNPKNIEELSQLKGMGKRKVRDYGEEILLILENFYDMKI
- the pncB gene encoding nicotinate phosphoribosyltransferase yields the protein MEKFFKFLNSDRYQYTESEIYLKNNMQNKIAAFDVFLRTKKENDYAVVYGISDVLGLIEILNETSCEDKKKYLSKIFDNADFIEYIANMKFTGTIKGVRDGEIVFSNEPILTVTAPLIQGKIIETPILNILHYQTLAATVTSKIVLAAEGRGVLSFGTRRTAGFEAAMTMTKASYVAGCISHSNLAAEYFYDLKSTGTMTHGFIQTFGMGENAEYKAFDAFIKMYRNKNQALIMLIDTYNTLESGIISAVRAFKDNGINDEYEGMYGIRIDSGNLEKLSKECRRILDKNGLYKAKIVLTSGLDEKKIRTLIKNNAKVDIFGVGDAIALPERAISTVYKMAKINENNVMKISDESGKTSLPGNKDLYRVYKNNDFYDVIALEDEKLEDTGNIKKLTIDYISDGEKIVENYELLDLKKAKEYYDSNLSFVKKVYGEKLKVKRVKLSEKLENLKRELLKTKKICK
- a CDS encoding cupin domain-containing protein, with translation MDLKNLDRETLEKILRKVVQEELNRKVGGFEKHIDKSGVGVVKIPTVKPKRFDTGNPNAKVFLTDVFTIEESGRLGCGVMEMEESAFDWTLRYDEIDYIIDGTLEIIIDGNKVTGNRGDVILIPKDSKITFSAPNFARFIYVVYPANWEDTCK